A window of the Hevea brasiliensis isolate MT/VB/25A 57/8 chromosome 6, ASM3005281v1, whole genome shotgun sequence genome harbors these coding sequences:
- the LOC110664255 gene encoding vesicle transport protein GOT1 isoform X2, translating to MVSFEMNDRKKIGLGLTGFGIFFSFMGIVFFFDKGLLAMGNILFISGVSLTIGPKSTMQFFMKRQNFKGTISFGSGFFFVVVGWPVIGMILEAYGFVVLFSGFWPTLAVFLQKIPILGWVFQQPFIRSL from the exons ATGGTTTCGTTTGAAATGAATGACCGCAAGA AGATTGGGCTAGGATTGACAGGATTTGGCATATTTTTCTCATTCATGGGAATCGTTTTCTTCTTTGACAAGGGATTACTTGCCATGGGAAAT ATCCTCTTCATCTCAGGAGTGAGTCTAACTATTGGGCCAAAATCCACCATGCAGTTCTTCATGAAACGTCAAAATTTTAAG GGAACTATTTCATTTGGTTCTGGCTTCTTCTTTGTTGTCGTAGGATGGCCAGTTATTGGCATGATTTTGGAAGCATATGGGTTCGTTGTACTCTTCAG TGGCTTCTGGCCAACACTGGCAGTCTTTCTTCAGAAGATACCCATTCTTGGCTGGGTCTTCCAACAACCTTTTATTAGATCG
- the LOC110664255 gene encoding vesicle transport protein GOT1 isoform X1 has translation MVSFEMNDRKKIGLGLTGFGIFFSFMGIVFFFDKGLLAMGNILFISGVSLTIGPKSTMQFFMKRQNFKGTISFGSGFFFVVVGWPVIGMILEAYGFVVLFSGFWPTLAVFLQKIPILGWVFQQPFIRSFMDRYRGKRVPV, from the exons ATGGTTTCGTTTGAAATGAATGACCGCAAGA AGATTGGGCTAGGATTGACAGGATTTGGCATATTTTTCTCATTCATGGGAATCGTTTTCTTCTTTGACAAGGGATTACTTGCCATGGGAAAT ATCCTCTTCATCTCAGGAGTGAGTCTAACTATTGGGCCAAAATCCACCATGCAGTTCTTCATGAAACGTCAAAATTTTAAG GGAACTATTTCATTTGGTTCTGGCTTCTTCTTTGTTGTCGTAGGATGGCCAGTTATTGGCATGATTTTGGAAGCATATGGGTTCGTTGTACTCTTCAG TGGCTTCTGGCCAACACTGGCAGTCTTTCTTCAGAAGATACCCATTCTTGGCTGGGTCTTCCAACAACCTTTTATTAGATCG